In Streptomyces sp. Li-HN-5-11, the sequence CCCGGTAGAAGGGCACGTTCTCGTACGCGTGCCGCAGCGAGGACCGCAGCCGCTCCCACTGCAGCGCCCGCAGCCCCTCGGCGTCGAGCCGTTCCCCGGAGTCCAGCAGCTCCCTCGCGTCCGCCATCGGAACTCTCCCTCGCCTACCACAACAATACGGGCGACCGATCATTCGGTCGAGATGCTGGGGATCATTCATCCAGTCCCATCGACCGCAGGCAAGACGTCGAAGGCAGAAACCTCGGCGGCCGTCGCCCCGCGGGGCTGTTGGACGACAGCGTCCCGGCCTTGGCTACGGTGCCCGGCATGGACATCGAACAGCGGAGCGTCAAGGTCAACGGCATCACCCTCGCCTAGCGCGCCTGGGGCCCCGTGGGTGCGCCGCCCGTCCTCCTGCTGCACTGCCGCGGAGCCGACGGCGGCGACTGGGCGCCGATCGCCGAGCGGCTGGCCGCCGGTCCGCGCCCACGCCGGGTGTACGCCCCCGACCTGCGCGGACACGGTCGCAGCACCTGGCTCGGCGACGAACCGGGCGCCTACGCGTACGCGGCCATGCGTGAGGACATCCGTGCCTTCCTCGCCGCGCTGGGCATCGACCGCACGGACGTCGTGGGCCACTCGCTCGGCGGCGCGGTGGCCTACCTGCTCGCCCAGCAGGCGCCCGGCCTGGTCCGGCGGCTCGTGCTGGAGGACGTACCGGCGCCGATCCCGCTGGATCCGCCCCGGCCTCCGTCCGAACGGCCCAGCGGGGACCTGCCGTTCGACTGGGCCATGGTGCGGGCCACCGAC encodes:
- a CDS encoding alpha/beta hydrolase is translated as MGAPPVLLLHCRGADGGDWAPIAERLAAGPRPRRVYAPDLRGHGRSTWLGDEPGAYAYAAMREDIRAFLAALGIDRTDVVGHSLGGAVAYLLAQQAPGLVRRLVLEDVPAPIPLDPPRPPSERPSGDLPFDWAMVRATDEQRNAPDPAWWDGMGRIGAPTLVVAGGPGSVIPQEQITVLAGLVPDARVATVDAGHLVHETRPEEFLAVVEPFLVP